The Macaca thibetana thibetana isolate TM-01 chromosome 19, ASM2454274v1, whole genome shotgun sequence genome has a segment encoding these proteins:
- the ACTMAP gene encoding UPF0692 protein C19orf54 homolog isoform X5, whose translation MRAGGLVDGRYSPVAPQWRPPGETRAGGHGKRLHGPGRDVLSTSYDEDFNHEPCQRKGHKAHWAVSAGVLLGVRAVPSLGYTEDPELPGLFHPVLGTPCQPPSLPEEGSPGAVYLLSKQGKSWHYQLWDYDQVRDSNLQLTDFSPSRATDGRVYVVPVGGVRAGLCGQALLLTPQDCSH comes from the exons ATGCGGGCTGGTGGCCTTGTGGATGGCAGGTACTCTCCTGTCGCCCCCCAGTGGCGTCCCCCTGGAGAGACTCGTGCAGGTGGCCACGGAAAGAGGCTACACGGCCCAGGGAGAGATGTTCTCAG CACCAGCTACGACGAAGACTTCAACCATGAGCCGTGTCAGAGGAAGGGCCACAAGGCCCACTGGGCGGTGAGCGCAG GGGTCCTGCTGGGTGTTCGGGCTGTGCCCAGTCTCGGCTACACTGAGGACCCTGAGCTGCCGGGCCTGTTCCACCCAGTGCTGGGCACGCCCTGCCAGCCACCATCCCTGCCAGAGGAGGGCTCCCCGGGAGCTGTCTACCTGCTGTCCAAGCAGGGCAAGAGTTGGCACTATCAGCTGTGGGACTACGACCAAGTCCGGGACAGCAACCTGCAGCTGACGGACTTCTCACCCTCGCGGGCCACCGATGGCCGGGTGTACGTGGTGCCCGTGGGTGGGGTGCGGGCTGGCCTCTGTGGCCAGGCCTTGCTCCTCACACCGCAAGACTGCAGTCATTAG
- the ACTMAP gene encoding UPF0692 protein C19orf54 homolog isoform X3 — translation MAGTLLSPPSGVPLERLVQVATERGYTAQGEMFSVADMGRLAQEVLGCQAKLLSGGLGGPNRDLVLQHLVTGHPLLIPYDEDFNHEPCQRKGHKAHWAVSAGVLLGVRAVPSLGYTEDPELPGLFHPVLGTPCQPPSLPEEGSPGAVYLLSKQGKSWHYQLWDYDQVRDSNLQLTDFSPSRATDGRVYVVPVGGVRAGLCGQALLLTPQDCSH, via the exons ATGGCAGGTACTCTCCTGTCGCCCCCCAGTGGCGTCCCCCTGGAGAGACTCGTGCAGGTGGCCACGGAAAGAGGCTACACGGCCCAGGGAGAGATGTTCTCAG TGGCCGATATGGGCAGGCTGGCCCAGGAGGTGCTGGGCTGCCAGGCCAAGCTGCTCTCTGGCGGCCTGGGCGGTCCCAACAGAGACCTGGTCCTGCAGCACCTGGTCACCGGACATCCCCTGCTCATCCC CTACGACGAAGACTTCAACCATGAGCCGTGTCAGAGGAAGGGCCACAAGGCCCACTGGGCGGTGAGCGCAG GGGTCCTGCTGGGTGTTCGGGCTGTGCCCAGTCTCGGCTACACTGAGGACCCTGAGCTGCCGGGCCTGTTCCACCCAGTGCTGGGCACGCCCTGCCAGCCACCATCCCTGCCAGAGGAGGGCTCCCCGGGAGCTGTCTACCTGCTGTCCAAGCAGGGCAAGAGTTGGCACTATCAGCTGTGGGACTACGACCAAGTCCGGGACAGCAACCTGCAGCTGACGGACTTCTCACCCTCGCGGGCCACCGATGGCCGGGTGTACGTGGTGCCCGTGGGTGGGGTGCGGGCTGGCCTCTGTGGCCAGGCCTTGCTCCTCACACCGCAAGACTGCAGTCATTAG